A genome region from Platichthys flesus chromosome 12, fPlaFle2.1, whole genome shotgun sequence includes the following:
- the erlec1 gene encoding endoplasmic reticulum lectin 1 isoform X1, producing MTAGLLLVVVGGLLEVCGGVSANRGGYPSFTDEIPFKITWPDAEFTLPTSGALYREDNFVIMTTTEKEKYKCLLPSLTGGDEDNRKEYAGPSPGDLLEPLFKRSSCSYRIESYWTYEVCHGKHIRQYHEEKETGQKISVQEYFLGNQAQKSQSTETDKVEEAEDVKSTAEKEVPSKNIEGQLTPYFSLEMGNGTPCVLKQDEPRSTSVLYVCHPEAKHEILSVAEVTTCEYEVVVLTPLLCAHPKYRFKSSPVNAIYCQALAGSPMRPQRLEQLDKEREQNLRLPFSATTEVREEEATPPVREEAFTSSHKPITVGGQTQVTVGTTHISRLTDDQLIKEFLSGVYCLHGGVGWWKYEFCYGRHVHQYHEDKEQGKNIVVVGNWNTEEHAEWAKKNVARSYQLKDDGVQKVKLVSHFYGHGDLCDMTGKPRQVIVKLKCKESESPHAVTVYMLEPQTCQYILGVESPVICRILDTADEYGLLSLSS from the exons ATGACGGCTGGGCTGCTCTTGGTGGTGGTCGGGGGGCTGCTGGAGGTCTGCGGCGGCGTGTCGGCGAACAGGGGAGGCTACCCTTCATTCACAGACGAAATCCCCTTTAAAATCACCTGGCCAGACGCTGAGTTCACACTG CCAACTTCCGGTGCACTTTACCGCGAGGATAACTTTGTCATTATGACGAcgacagagaaggagaagtaCAAGTGTCTGCTGCCCTCCCTGACAGGTGGAGATGAG GATAACAGAAAGGAGTACGCTGGGCCCAGTCCGGGTGACTTGCTGGAGCCGCTGTTCAAACGAAGCAGCTGCTCTTACAGG ATAGAGTCGTACTGGACATATGAGGTTTGCCATGGAAAGCACATACGACAGTATCATGAAGAGAAGGAGACTGGTCAG AAAATTAGTGTTCAAGAATACTTCCTTGGAAATCAAGCACAGAAGAGCCAGTCAACAGAGACAG ATAAagtggaagaggcagaggacgTCAAATCAACAGCTGAAAAAGAA GTGCCCTCTAAGAACATAGAAGGTCAGCTCACTCCCTACTTCTCGCTGGAGATGGGGAACGGGACTCCCTGCGTGTTGAAGCAGGACGAGCCTCGCTCCACGTCGGTGCTGTACGTGTGTCACCCTGAGGCCAAGCACGAGATCCTGTCTGTGGCTGAAGTCACAACCTGTGAATATGAGGTGGTGGTGTTGACACCACTGCTTTGTGCTCACCCAAAATACAG GTTTAAGTCGTCCCCGGTGAACGCCATCTACTGTCAGGCTCTGGCGGGCTCCCCTATGCGACCTCAGCGGCTCGAACAGCTGGACAAGGAGCGAGAGCAGAACCTTAGACTGCCTTTCAGCGCCACCACCGAGGTCAGAGAG GAGGAGGCGACGCCACCAGTGAGGGAGGAggccttcacctcctctcacaaACCCATCACGGTCGGAGGGCAGACTCAAGTCACTGTGGGCACCACTCACATCTCTCGATTGACAGATGACCAGCTCATCAAGGAGTTCCTCAGTGGCGTGTACTGTCTGCATGGG GGAGTAGGTTGGTGGAAATATGAATTCTGTTATGGAAGGCACGTCCATCAGTACCATGAG GATAAAGAGCAGGGGAAGAACATTGTCGTGGTGGGGAACTGGAACACAGAGGAACACGCCGAGTGGGCCAAGAAGAATGTTGCCAGATCCTACCAGCTCAAAGATGATGGCGTGCAGAAAGTCAA GTTGGTATCCCACTTCTATGGCCACGGGGATCTTTGCGATATGACAGGGAAGCCCAGGCAGGTCATCGTCAAGCTCAA ATGCAAAGAGTCAGAGTCTCCACATGCCGTCACTGTCTATATGCTGGAGCCTCAGACTTGTCAGTACATCCTTGGG GTCGAGTCTCCAGTCATATGCAGGATTCTGGACACTGCAGATGAATATGGACTTCTGTCGCTCTCCAGCTAA
- the erlec1 gene encoding endoplasmic reticulum lectin 1 isoform X2 gives MTAGLLLVVVGGLLEVCGGVSANRGGYPSFTDEIPFKITWPDAEFTLPTSGALYREDNFVIMTTTEKEKYKCLLPSLTGGDEDNRKEYAGPSPGDLLEPLFKRSSCSYRIESYWTYEVCHGKHIRQYHEEKETGQKISVQEYFLGNQAQKSQSTETDKVEEAEDVKSTAEKEVPSKNIEGQLTPYFSLEMGNGTPCVLKQDEPRSTSVLYVCHPEAKHEILSVAEVTTCEYEVVVLTPLLCAHPKYRFKSSPVNAIYCQALAGSPMRPQRLEQLDKEREQNLRLPFSATTEEEATPPVREEAFTSSHKPITVGGQTQVTVGTTHISRLTDDQLIKEFLSGVYCLHGGVGWWKYEFCYGRHVHQYHEDKEQGKNIVVVGNWNTEEHAEWAKKNVARSYQLKDDGVQKVKLVSHFYGHGDLCDMTGKPRQVIVKLKCKESESPHAVTVYMLEPQTCQYILGVESPVICRILDTADEYGLLSLSS, from the exons ATGACGGCTGGGCTGCTCTTGGTGGTGGTCGGGGGGCTGCTGGAGGTCTGCGGCGGCGTGTCGGCGAACAGGGGAGGCTACCCTTCATTCACAGACGAAATCCCCTTTAAAATCACCTGGCCAGACGCTGAGTTCACACTG CCAACTTCCGGTGCACTTTACCGCGAGGATAACTTTGTCATTATGACGAcgacagagaaggagaagtaCAAGTGTCTGCTGCCCTCCCTGACAGGTGGAGATGAG GATAACAGAAAGGAGTACGCTGGGCCCAGTCCGGGTGACTTGCTGGAGCCGCTGTTCAAACGAAGCAGCTGCTCTTACAGG ATAGAGTCGTACTGGACATATGAGGTTTGCCATGGAAAGCACATACGACAGTATCATGAAGAGAAGGAGACTGGTCAG AAAATTAGTGTTCAAGAATACTTCCTTGGAAATCAAGCACAGAAGAGCCAGTCAACAGAGACAG ATAAagtggaagaggcagaggacgTCAAATCAACAGCTGAAAAAGAA GTGCCCTCTAAGAACATAGAAGGTCAGCTCACTCCCTACTTCTCGCTGGAGATGGGGAACGGGACTCCCTGCGTGTTGAAGCAGGACGAGCCTCGCTCCACGTCGGTGCTGTACGTGTGTCACCCTGAGGCCAAGCACGAGATCCTGTCTGTGGCTGAAGTCACAACCTGTGAATATGAGGTGGTGGTGTTGACACCACTGCTTTGTGCTCACCCAAAATACAG GTTTAAGTCGTCCCCGGTGAACGCCATCTACTGTCAGGCTCTGGCGGGCTCCCCTATGCGACCTCAGCGGCTCGAACAGCTGGACAAGGAGCGAGAGCAGAACCTTAGACTGCCTTTCAGCGCCACCACCGAG GAGGAGGCGACGCCACCAGTGAGGGAGGAggccttcacctcctctcacaaACCCATCACGGTCGGAGGGCAGACTCAAGTCACTGTGGGCACCACTCACATCTCTCGATTGACAGATGACCAGCTCATCAAGGAGTTCCTCAGTGGCGTGTACTGTCTGCATGGG GGAGTAGGTTGGTGGAAATATGAATTCTGTTATGGAAGGCACGTCCATCAGTACCATGAG GATAAAGAGCAGGGGAAGAACATTGTCGTGGTGGGGAACTGGAACACAGAGGAACACGCCGAGTGGGCCAAGAAGAATGTTGCCAGATCCTACCAGCTCAAAGATGATGGCGTGCAGAAAGTCAA GTTGGTATCCCACTTCTATGGCCACGGGGATCTTTGCGATATGACAGGGAAGCCCAGGCAGGTCATCGTCAAGCTCAA ATGCAAAGAGTCAGAGTCTCCACATGCCGTCACTGTCTATATGCTGGAGCCTCAGACTTGTCAGTACATCCTTGGG GTCGAGTCTCCAGTCATATGCAGGATTCTGGACACTGCAGATGAATATGGACTTCTGTCGCTCTCCAGCTAA